Proteins encoded in a region of the uncultured Paludibaculum sp. genome:
- a CDS encoding DUF6788 family protein, which yields MYGPFLEPRGPQAARLRKRKADLLDRFPVPADLLPGSLAESHMRCGKPGCHCSNPNDPGHSFWTLTYMVRAKKHTLHIPKDLVDEVRLRVQAGREFQDAVREILAANAELLKLSRQQKRSRS from the coding sequence ATGTACGGCCCCTTCCTCGAACCCCGCGGCCCTCAGGCGGCCCGCCTCCGCAAGCGCAAAGCCGACTTGCTCGACCGCTTCCCCGTTCCTGCCGATTTGCTGCCCGGCTCGCTCGCTGAAAGCCATATGCGCTGCGGCAAGCCCGGCTGCCACTGCTCTAACCCCAATGACCCCGGTCATTCGTTCTGGACCCTCACCTACATGGTTCGGGCCAAGAAGCACACCCTCCACATCCCCAAGGACCTCGTCGACGAAGTCCGTCTCCGCGTCCAGGCTGGCCGCGAGTTCCAGGACGCCGTCCGCGAGATCCTGGCTGCCAACGCCGAGCTTCTGAAACTTTCAAGACAACAAAAGCGCTCACGGTCATGA
- a CDS encoding transposase, with protein sequence MKKPSLRGLKYYAAKRLGLHSYFHDCGDGRQQPRIAAHDLLWAILAGHSLRQTSFHAIEALVHSSSCREFGVLHRFGDDTLSYFTERLAPEPTRMALVGMLRRAKRNKAFDAVARIGLAIDGTTVGRCSAQGCANCRPYRNSAGEIAGYRHHLAMISVVGTGLSLPFDVEPYGPKDSEYAAGQRLLKRTIPALGARFADYLVVDAGFATSTFLHAADEAGIPVVARLKGNLHELMVSVERCFGTSPPDRVLQDGKDRVELWDDDRFDPWETLQWDTVRVVRYRQTKPDGTVVRADWLTNLTPRQANSLAIYKMAKSRWEIENEGFNDCKSRQGFEHICHHHANSLLIGWLLTLVALVVLRLYRLRYLHRGTHPVLSAIDLVRSFWLSLGQKRAIDTG encoded by the coding sequence ATGAAAAAGCCGTCGCTCCGTGGCCTGAAATACTATGCGGCCAAGCGGCTTGGCCTTCACTCCTACTTCCACGACTGCGGGGATGGCCGCCAGCAGCCACGCATAGCCGCTCACGACCTGTTGTGGGCGATTCTGGCTGGCCACAGTCTGCGCCAGACCAGTTTCCACGCCATCGAGGCACTTGTACACTCATCGTCCTGCCGGGAATTCGGCGTGCTCCATCGGTTTGGCGACGACACCCTGAGCTACTTCACGGAACGACTCGCGCCGGAGCCGACACGAATGGCCTTAGTGGGCATGCTGCGGCGGGCGAAAAGAAACAAGGCCTTTGACGCCGTCGCCAGAATTGGACTCGCCATCGATGGCACCACCGTCGGCCGTTGCAGCGCTCAGGGGTGTGCCAATTGCCGCCCCTACCGCAATAGCGCGGGAGAAATCGCCGGATACCGCCACCATCTGGCTATGATCAGTGTCGTCGGAACGGGCCTGTCGTTGCCTTTCGACGTGGAACCGTACGGTCCAAAAGACAGTGAGTACGCAGCCGGACAGCGGCTCCTCAAGCGCACCATCCCCGCCCTCGGCGCTCGCTTTGCCGACTATCTCGTCGTCGATGCCGGATTTGCGACCAGCACCTTCCTGCATGCCGCCGACGAGGCGGGAATCCCCGTTGTGGCAAGGCTCAAAGGGAATCTGCACGAGCTGATGGTCTCGGTTGAACGATGCTTCGGCACCAGCCCGCCGGATCGTGTTTTGCAGGACGGAAAAGATCGAGTGGAACTGTGGGATGACGACCGCTTCGATCCATGGGAGACCCTCCAGTGGGACACGGTCCGGGTTGTGCGCTATCGCCAAACCAAACCCGATGGCACGGTGGTGCGAGCCGATTGGCTGACCAATCTGACGCCCCGGCAGGCAAACAGTCTCGCCATCTACAAGATGGCGAAGAGCCGGTGGGAGATCGAAAACGAAGGTTTCAACGACTGCAAGTCCAGGCAGGGATTCGAACACATCTGCCACCATCACGCCAACAGCCTACTGATCGGCTGGCTGCTGACCCTGGTTGCCCTCGTCGTGCTGAGACTATACCGACTGCGCTACCTGCATCGCGGCACGCATCCGGTCCTCAGCGCCATCGACCTGGTCCGGAGTTTCTGGCTGTCTCTCGGCCAAAAACGAGCCATTGATACAGGGTAG
- a CDS encoding thiazole synthase produces MSDQFSIAGRTFRSRLMIGTGKYRSFQEMVRCHEASGAEVVTVAVRRVNLTDKSKESMLDYIDRSKYFILPNTAACYTVDDAVRTARLGREVGLSNWVKLEVIGDEKTLYPDVFGLVEATKILSKEGFVVLPYTNDDLITAKRLIDAGAAAVMPLAAPIGSGLGIQNHAALRIMREQITEVPLIVDAGVGTASDACVALEMGFDGILMNTAVAAAQEAEKMALAMNHAVEAGRLAYLAGRMERKLYASASSPLTGVIR; encoded by the coding sequence ATGAGCGACCAGTTTTCCATCGCGGGGCGCACGTTCCGTTCCCGCCTGATGATCGGCACGGGCAAATACCGGAGTTTCCAGGAGATGGTCCGGTGCCACGAAGCGTCCGGCGCTGAGGTCGTAACTGTCGCCGTCCGCCGTGTGAATCTGACGGACAAGAGCAAGGAGTCGATGCTCGACTACATCGACCGTTCGAAGTACTTCATCCTGCCCAATACCGCTGCCTGCTACACCGTGGACGACGCCGTGCGCACGGCCCGCCTGGGCCGGGAGGTCGGGCTGTCGAACTGGGTGAAGCTGGAAGTGATTGGCGACGAAAAGACCTTGTATCCGGACGTCTTCGGATTGGTGGAAGCTACGAAGATCCTCTCGAAGGAAGGCTTCGTTGTCCTGCCCTATACCAATGACGACCTGATCACCGCCAAACGGCTCATTGACGCTGGCGCCGCGGCGGTGATGCCGCTGGCTGCGCCTATCGGTAGCGGGCTGGGCATTCAGAATCATGCCGCGCTACGTATTATGCGGGAGCAGATCACCGAAGTTCCGCTGATCGTGGACGCCGGGGTCGGAACGGCTTCGGATGCTTGCGTCGCTCTTGAGATGGGTTTCGACGGCATCCTGATGAACACGGCGGTGGCCGCCGCCCAGGAAGCGGAGAAGATGGCGCTGGCGATGAACCACGCCGTCGAGGCTGGCCGGTTGGCCTATCTGGCCGGACGTATGGAGCGCAAACTCTACGCTTCCGCCAGTTCGCCGCTCACCGGGGTAATTCGCTAG
- a CDS encoding outer membrane beta-barrel protein, protein MLKLCSILLLIASAPLSAQLLNWGVKGGVPLNDAVKAAGTFNPEFHRWTIGPMVDLNLPAGFGIEADMMYRRIGYSANTPFINGVFNSSAWSFPLLVKYKFPGTLARMYVDTGYVFRALTDVARLDKNSSQGFVLGAGIRYDLKLIKVSPELRYTRWNNDVFAVDAASGNTLSSKKNQIEFLVGVTF, encoded by the coding sequence ATGCTAAAACTCTGTTCGATTCTCCTACTAATCGCGAGCGCGCCGCTCTCCGCGCAACTCCTCAACTGGGGTGTGAAGGGCGGCGTGCCGTTGAATGACGCGGTGAAGGCCGCGGGCACCTTCAATCCGGAGTTCCACCGCTGGACCATTGGACCGATGGTGGATCTGAACCTGCCGGCTGGCTTCGGGATCGAAGCCGACATGATGTACCGGCGCATCGGCTACTCGGCGAATACCCCCTTCATCAACGGGGTGTTCAATTCCAGCGCCTGGTCATTTCCGCTGCTGGTGAAGTACAAATTCCCTGGCACCCTGGCGCGCATGTACGTTGACACAGGCTATGTCTTCCGGGCGCTTACCGATGTTGCACGGTTGGACAAGAACAGCTCGCAGGGCTTCGTGCTGGGCGCGGGCATCCGCTATGATCTGAAGCTCATCAAGGTGAGCCCGGAACTACGGTACACGCGCTGGAACAACGACGTCTTTGCGGTCGACGCGGCGAGTGGGAACACCTTGAGTTCGAAGAAAAATCAGATTGAGTTTCTGGTTGGCGTGACGTTCTAG